The Iamia sp. SCSIO 61187 genomic sequence TCCCGTTCGGGATGGTCATCTCGCTCCAGGTCGGCTCGCTGATCAAGCAGCTGGGCGCCGAGGCGCACCTCGGGTCGGCGCTCGTGCTCGCCGTCGTGCGCGAGCAGGCCCCCATCGCCTGCGCCCTGCTGATCGCCGGGGCCGGGGGTTCGGCCATGTGCGCTGACATCGGGGCCCGTCGGATCCGCGACGAGATCTCCGCCATGGAGGTCATGTCGATCAACCCCATCCAACGCCTGGTGATGCCGCGCGTCCTGGCCGCCACGGTGATCGCCGTCCTCCTCGACGCCGTCGTGAGCGCCGCCGGCCTGGCGGGCGGCTGGTTCTTCGCGACCCAGGTCCTCGACGTCAGCTCGTCGAGCTTCTTCGCCTCGTTCAACGAGCTCAGCCAGCTGCCCGACCTCTACATGGCCCTCCTGAAGGCGGGGGTGTTCGGGTTCATCGCCGGCGTGGTCGCTTGCCACAAGGGCCTGTCGTGCAAGGGCGGTCCCAAGGGCGTGGGCGACGCCGTCAACCAGGCGGTGGTGATCACCTTCGTCCTGCTGTTCTTCGTGAACTTCGTGCTGACGGCCGTGTACTTCAACTTCGTCCCCCAGAAGGTCTGACATGGCGGCGACGACGGTCACGGCGAGGGTCGAGCGGGCGGCGTCGAAGCCCATCGGGGCCGTCTTCGGCGCCCTCGCCCTGCTCTACGACATGGTCGTCTTCTCCGGCCAGGTCGTGCGCAAGCTGCCCCGGGCCCTGAAGCACCGCAAGGTGATCGCCACCCTGATCTCCGACATGACGATCGGCGCCGGCGCCGTGGTCGTGGGCGGCGGGATGATCATCGTGATCTTCTTCCTGGCCTTCTTCACCGGCACCGAGGTCGGCCTCCAGGGCTTCACCGCCCTCGAGCAGATCGGCGCCGAGGCCTTCTCGGGCGTCATCTCCTCGGTCGGCAACACCCGCGAGATCACCCCGCTGATCGCCGGGGTGGGGTTGGCCGCCCAGGTCGGCGCCGGCTTCACCGCCCAGCTGGGGTCGATGCGGATCTCCGACGAGATCGACGCCCTCGAGGTCATGAGCGTCGACTCGATGGTGTACCTGGTGTGCACCCGGGTGTGGGCCGCCCTGGTGACGATGGTGCCGCTCTACCTGATCGCCCTGTTCTCCAGCTTCCTCGCCACGAAGCTGATCGTGACCCGGTTCTTCACCCTATCGCCCGGCGTCTACGACCACTACTTCCAGCTTTTCCTGCCGCCGATCGACATCTTCTACAGCTTCGTCAAGGCGATCGTCTTCGCCGTGGTGGTGACCCTGATCCACTGCTGGTACGGCTTCTACGCCACCGGCGGCCCCGCCGGGGTGGGGCGGGCGGCGGGCCGGGCCATCCGGGCCTCGATCATGGCCGTCACCATCTTGAACCTGGTGCTCTCGCTGATCTTCTACGGCGACCAGGACACCGCCCGCATCGTGGGGTTCATCGTCCTGTGAGCCGGCCCCCGTCGATCTCGAAGGGCCACCGGTCCGTGGCGGCCATCGCCGTGGCCTGCCTGATGATCGGGGGCGTCACGGTGGGGGTGCGGGCGTCCTACGGCCTCTTCGACGACACCGTCGAGGTGGCCGGGACCTTCCCCCGGGCCGG encodes the following:
- a CDS encoding ABC transporter permease, whose amino-acid sequence is MAVALTKRPRRVPGTEKVRAFLAEVGAMSAVGIEAVRSTVRRPWPVAEFLDQCWFVAKVTTAPVILISIPFGMVISLQVGSLIKQLGAEAHLGSALVLAVVREQAPIACALLIAGAGGSAMCADIGARRIRDEISAMEVMSINPIQRLVMPRVLAATVIAVLLDAVVSAAGLAGGWFFATQVLDVSSSSFFASFNELSQLPDLYMALLKAGVFGFIAGVVACHKGLSCKGGPKGVGDAVNQAVVITFVLLFFVNFVLTAVYFNFVPQKV
- a CDS encoding ABC transporter permease codes for the protein MAATTVTARVERAASKPIGAVFGALALLYDMVVFSGQVVRKLPRALKHRKVIATLISDMTIGAGAVVVGGGMIIVIFFLAFFTGTEVGLQGFTALEQIGAEAFSGVISSVGNTREITPLIAGVGLAAQVGAGFTAQLGSMRISDEIDALEVMSVDSMVYLVCTRVWAALVTMVPLYLIALFSSFLATKLIVTRFFTLSPGVYDHYFQLFLPPIDIFYSFVKAIVFAVVVTLIHCWYGFYATGGPAGVGRAAGRAIRASIMAVTILNLVLSLIFYGDQDTARIVGFIVL